A segment of the Leptospira perdikensis genome:
TGTTCGACTTTTCCAAGAATGAAAATGAATTCCTGATTTGGATCATATTCTTTTGCTTTCTCTATAATTAATTTACCAAATTCTGATGAACTATCCCCAACTAAGGTAATGCCAATTTTGAATCCTTTTTTACGCAAGAGATAGATTGCTTCTAAAACTTGAAAATGATTCTTATACTCCAAAATTGGAGAAATATATATACAGTTAATTTCATTATTCTTTAGCGATTTCTTTTGAACTAAATTTTTATTAAATTTTGAATCAATTCCATGATGAATGATTTTTATACGAGGTAATCTTCCCGTATGTTTTTGGATTATTTCACTTGAATAATTTGTTAAAAAGATAACTCCATTAGCATTTAGAAAAGAAACTTTCTGCACATAATAGAGAACCTTAAGGCGAAGCCAGGCAAATCCAATTCGATACGAGCGAGTCGAACCTTCTTCAAAATTCAATAAATCCTGGCTCATTGAAACATATGGTTTAAATGCCGAAATCGATCCTGCATCAGAATCAAACATCAAATCACATCCGAAACGATGTGCTTCCCTTATTAGGGAAAATCTTTGCCATACTAATTGGAATAAAAGAGATCTCTTTAAAACCGGTGGGGAATGTTTTATTAACCACGGGAATTCAGGAATATTATCTAACAATTCTGGGTAAGACCAAAGGTGTATTCGCTCAATTCCATGTTTTTTGAAATTGAAATGAGTTAAAATTCCAATGATATGATTTACTGCCCCTCCTGAACGGTTTCGAGAAGCATCGATACCTATAATCATACTAACGACAATCCATATATATTAACAAATTTTAAAGTTATCAAATTTATTTCTCGTAACAACCAAGCCAACTTTCTCCACCAATTTTAGAAATTGTGGCAGAATATTTCTGATTGCGATTCAATGGAATTCTGGTCTCCTTGGAAATCCCCAACTTTGATTCTAAAATCATCGAGTCATCAACCAAAAACCGGTTACTATAATTAGCATCCCTAACCAAAAAATACTTTACTCCTTTTTCTCGCAAATAAGTGGTAAAGTAAGTAAACCCGTCACAAGAATCAGCAAAACGCATCCAGTCGTCAGAAAATGGTCTTCTCTTCGAAAATACTAACGAAGTATGATTAAATAAAAGCTTAGAATTATCGGGCATACTTTCATACGACATCTCAGACAATCCATAACCAAATGCATTTTCCCTCATCATATTTTTCCGATTTGATAACGAGAACAATCCAGTTACTAAATTAATACCAAAATATAAAGAAATAAGTAACACAATCAATCCTTGAAAAAAAATCGGAACTTGAATGAATCTAATTAATTTTTGATTCTTATCCGAATGTGAGATACTTAATAAATATATAGAAAGTAAAACATAACTCTCTAAATAAAAACGTGAACTTTGCTGCAAAAAAAATCGAGTTAAGAGGAGATCCAACAAAAAAAGCAGAAACAATCCATGTATTCTTTTATTTTTGAGAATATCAAAAACTAAAAGCAAAACTAAAAGAGATGCGCCGATAAAGGTTGTTCCAGGCGATTTGTAATTTGGAAAAAACAAAAAAAAAGGAAATCCAAGAGAGGTATCCTGATAGGATTTCAAATAATCTTTAAATTTCCCTAAACCAGGGATGGTTCCATTTAAAGGATCAATCGCACTATAGAATACACTTACCCCTAAGTATCTCACCCGATAATAAGCAAACGGTAAAATAATGAGCAGATATATTAAAAGGAAAAAAAACGAAACTAAAAGGAAATGTTTTTTCGATTTTAAATTAAATACTAAAAACAAAAATATAACTGCAGCATAAATCATAAAGGAAAACTTTAATGATATCGAATAAACAACTGGAACTAGTAATATTAAAAGGATTAAACTATTTTTGCTTTTTAGCTTTTGATATCGATATATAGATACGAGTCCATAAGACATGATTCCAAGTGGAAACATTTGCATTTTTGAAGAAGATACAAGAAAAATCAAAACAGGAATACTTAAAAAACTTACCTTGATTAACTTCAAAACTTCTCTATTTAATTGCCCCAAGTTTGCAAATCCTCTTAGAATTAAGAGAATCCCCACAAACTGAAGTAAACTTGAAAATTGTTCGGCCCCAAGATTTAAATAAACTAATCCAAAAATCTCTCCAGAACCTAACAAACGCTCATGGAAAAACCCTAAGTCTGGAACTATATTATTTTCATTTAAGAAAATTAAAGGAACCGATAAATGATAGTTCAGGGAATCCGCATCCGTCGGAGGTGAAATAGCTAATAAAAAATAACCAATCAAAATGCCATAAATTAAAACATCAAAGCGCTCAAAGTTACGAATTTTTTTAAGATAAAACTTTCTAAGTTCATACAACTTTTTAAGAAGTATGGGTAAATATACAAATCCAAACAAACAGGTAAATAAACCAATTAACTTTACCTGCGCCGGACGAATCACCTCAAACAGAATGAAATAATTCACTAATATCGATAGAAAGATAAACCCAAAAACAAGTTGATTTAGAAACCTTTTCGTTAGATTAGAAAAACAGCCTTTTTTGTAGATTTTTCCTAGAAGAAAAAACAAAACTAAACCAAAAGCGGCAACACCAATTAACAAAACTACCGACGTTAAAAATGATATAAAGGGGTGAATTATCAAATCGTTTAAATTTTTGTACATAAATTCTTATTGGATAATTTGTTTATGGGGACAAAAGAAAGACGGACTGATTCAGAATTAATTATACTGACTTCAATTTAGTGATTTAAAATCAGAAGAGACTTCATGGCTTATTTAATTAAACTGAGATTCTGCACTCCAACCGTTGAAATCGCTGCTACACCTATCATCACAACGCCAATAGCCCAAAGAGAAAAACGTTCGAGGTTGGTGATATGTTTTTTACCTCGAAACAAGATAAAGATAGCGATTGGCGCTATTGGTAAAAAAATTCTCGGGTAAATTGCTGCGATCCAAAATGTTGTATTGTAAGAAACCAGAAAAAGAAAATATACAAAGCCAAATACCAGTTCCACACGATAGGCTTTTAGGTCCCTATTGTTTTTATGATTCACAAGCAAATAAATTAAAGGGACAAGTGAAACCAGAAAATATGCCCAAAGTTTTACTTTATTTAACAAACCAGTATCCAATGAAACTAAACCTTTCAGAAGTATAAAAAATGGGAAGGAGACGGGTAACCGAGAATCCCAATCTTTTTTCTGATAGTTATTGTAATTAGCAAAAGAATCACCTAACATTAGATTTAAATATAAATGATAAGCAAAAAAAACTAAACAAAAAGAAAGAGTTATAAAAAAGATTTCTTTAATCTTTCGATTCAACAATAAATCTAATCCAATTGCAAACAGGAGAAAAATACCCAAGGGTCTTACAGTATAAGATAAACCAATCAAGAAACCAATTAAATATAGATTATAATTTCTACGATAAAGGAATATAGAAAGAAAAACGAATAATAAAAACGTCGGTTCACTGCCACCAATTAATACTCTTTGAATCCAATCGATAGAATATATATTAAAACAAATGGCTACAAATTCATTGTATAAATTCTTCAGAATTGAGAACAACAATCCCGCGGAAATCAAATTTACAAATATTAACGATAAATCAAAATTTACAGTTGTGACAGTTGAAAAAAATAAACATATGATCGGATAACCCCAAAAAACAACAACATCCTTAACTTCTATAAAACTCCCAGATAATATCGCATTAAAAATTTTACTAAAGGGTGAGTTGTCGCCGAACCGCTCCATTTCATAAAAAAAACTCTCCCCCCAGGCCCTATATAATATAAAATAATATAAAAAAACGGCTGCGGCTACTAAAACAAAGAAGGTAAGTTTACTTTTAAATTTCATGTTTATATACTTTTAAAATCCGACTTTTATCAATCTTATCAACAATCTACGACAAATGTAAAAAATGCAAAAAAACCAGGACGATTAACTTAACAAAAAAAATAGGTTTTCTAACAAAAAGACTAACCAACTCCATCAACGGAATATGTCTTCCTTTAACAATAAACTGCTTAAAGAGCAAATATTTTCTAACTAAAATCAAATTTTGGATTAGGTGTTTTTGTTTTTTATAAAAATCCCTTTTCTCTAAAGTTCTTTCCATTACCTTGATCTCTCTAAGTAACTCTAAACTTTTCTTTGAAGAAAGATTATTTTCATGAATGCGATAATATGCCAAAGTCCGACTATCATAATATATTTTATTATCTTCAGATAGTCGTAAAAATAAATCAAAGTCACCAACATGGTTAAAATTTTCGGAAAATGGCTTTTCCTCTGATTTCAGTAATTTTCGATCCAAAACGACAGTGAGAATTCCTATATAATAATCATTTATTAATTCTCCAGTGATATGACCGGATTTTTTGTTAAACCGTATTGCCCTTTTTAATATCTTGGACTGGCGATTAATCAAATAATAATTCGAACTTACTAAAGAGTATTCCTTCTTGTTTAAAATTGCAATGTTCTCATTAAGTTTGTCTGGATGCCAAACGTCATCGGTATCCAAAAATGCAATATACCTACCATTAATCTTCTCTAAAGCTAAATTTCGACCGGGATATAATTTTGTATGTATAGGCGAATAATAATATTTAATCCTATTATCTGAATAGGATTTTACTATCTTTGAGCTTTCATCGGTAGACTGATTATCCCAAAATATAAGTTCCCAATGAGGATAAGTTTGGTTTATTACGCTATCAATTGCCTCTCTTAAATACTCCTGACCATTGTAGCAGTTCATTATAACGCTTACTACAGCGTTTTCATTATGTTGGCTAAGCATTTTTATAAAACTGAATTGTTTCCTTTAATCCTTCATCTAAAGAAACTTTGGGCTCCCAATTTAGAATTTCCTTTGCCTTGGTGATATCTGCATAGAGTTCCATATTTTCTCCCACTCGATAAGGAACTTGTCCATAGATCGGCTTACCTTTGCCAACTAACTGTACAATTTTATCAATCATACTTCGTATGGAGATTTTCCTTCCTGATGCTAAATTGAAAATCTCTCCAACAGCCTCATCCGAATCCAACATACTAAAAATACCATCCACTGTATCTTGAATGTAACAAAAATCGCGAAGTTGTTCACCATAAGATGTTGGAAATTCTTCATCCTTTAAACATCCTTTAATGATCATCGGTAGAAATCGATTATCATCTTGTCCGGGCCCGTAGGTTAAAAATAATCTGGCAATGGTTGCAGGAAAGTTTTCACTTTTATGGAGCATTTGCAAAAAATGGGAACCTGCAGTTTTGGCAAACGAATAAGGGGAAATCGGTTTTTCCCTTATAGATTCCATCTGCGGAGCTTTTGCGTTCCCATACTCATCACTACTTCCTAAAAAGATAAACCTTTTTAGTTTGGTTCTATCTAAATTTGAAACTATCGAATATAAGGAATTTAAGTGTTGTTGAATGACCTTTTCTCCACCATTTTTATAATGAGTATGGTCAATATATCCTCCCGCATGAATGATATACTCAAATGATTCTTTTGACAGTATCGATTTGATTGACTCCGTTGAATTCAGGTCTGCGAGAATAGACGATAAATGTTCGTTAGTTTGGATTTTTTTCTTATGGGATACACATGTGACATGAAGGCCTCTTTTAACACCTTCAGTTACAATATGGGATCCGATAAAGCCGGTCCCACCAAAAACTAAGAGTTTAGGATTGTCCAAGGAGCCTTTCCATCTTGGTATAATTTTTCTAAATGATCTTTGTCTCTTTTCGTATCCATACATTGCCAAAAGCCATCATGTTTGAATGCCATTAGTTCATTATTTTTTGCAACAGTCTCTAATGGTTTTTTTTCAAGAATAGTTTGATCATTTTCAATAAGATTCAAAAACGCCGGTTCCATTACAAAGAAACCGCCATTAATCCAACCCTGAGTTGTTTGCGGTTTTTCCTGAAAACTTTTCACGCTACCGTCATGAATCTCCAATTCGCCGAATCGCGCGCCAGGATGGACTGCAGTTACTGTTACCATCTTCTTATGAGATTTATGATAATCTTGGAGGTTCTGCAGGTTAACATTTGATAAACCATCCCCATAGGTAACCATAAAAGTTTCATTGCCAATTATATCTTTCATTCTCAGCAACCGACCACCTGTCATTGACTCTTGTCCTGTATCAACAAGAGTCACATTCCAATCAACGGCTGGTGAATTGTAATGTGTGATTTTTCCAGTTTCTAAATTTACAGAAAAATCTGAATTTAAGGAGCGGTAGTTGAGGAAATACTCTTTTACAACTTCAGCTTTATATCCAAGAGCTAAATAAAAATCTTTAAAACCATATAAAGCAAAATGGTTCATTATATGCCAGAGAATCGGCTTTCCGCCAATAGGAACCATCGGTTTCGGAATCACGTCAGTATATTCTGACAATCGTGTTCCAAAACCACCTGCAAGGATAATTACTTTCATTCGTTTACCAACTATAGTTAATTTTTGAGAGATCTAATCTGTCAGCTTCCAAAGGATCGTGCAGAATACTAGAGATGTTTAAAACTAAATTCTTTGGTGAATCAATTCCTTGAAACCCAAACCAAATACCAGTTGGAACAGTAATTCGGGAATAATTACTTTCC
Coding sequences within it:
- a CDS encoding DUF1420 family protein: MNYFILFEVIRPAQVKLIGLFTCLFGFVYLPILLKKLYELRKFYLKKIRNFERFDVLIYGILIGYFLLAISPPTDADSLNYHLSVPLIFLNENNIVPDLGFFHERLLGSGEIFGLVYLNLGAEQFSSLLQFVGILLILRGFANLGQLNREVLKLIKVSFLSIPVLIFLVSSSKMQMFPLGIMSYGLVSIYRYQKLKSKNSLILLILLVPVVYSISLKFSFMIYAAVIFLFLVFNLKSKKHFLLVSFFFLLIYLLIILPFAYYRVRYLGVSVFYSAIDPLNGTIPGLGKFKDYLKSYQDTSLGFPFFLFFPNYKSPGTTFIGASLLVLLLVFDILKNKRIHGLFLLFLLDLLLTRFFLQQSSRFYLESYVLLSIYLLSISHSDKNQKLIRFIQVPIFFQGLIVLLISLYFGINLVTGLFSLSNRKNMMRENAFGYGLSEMSYESMPDNSKLLFNHTSLVFSKRRPFSDDWMRFADSCDGFTYFTTYLREKGVKYFLVRDANYSNRFLVDDSMILESKLGISKETRIPLNRNQKYSATISKIGGESWLGCYEK
- a CDS encoding glycosyltransferase, with the protein product MLSQHNENAVVSVIMNCYNGQEYLREAIDSVINQTYPHWELIFWDNQSTDESSKIVKSYSDNRIKYYYSPIHTKLYPGRNLALEKINGRYIAFLDTDDVWHPDKLNENIAILNKKEYSLVSSNYYLINRQSKILKRAIRFNKKSGHITGELINDYYIGILTVVLDRKLLKSEEKPFSENFNHVGDFDLFLRLSEDNKIYYDSRTLAYYRIHENNLSSKKSLELLREIKVMERTLEKRDFYKKQKHLIQNLILVRKYLLFKQFIVKGRHIPLMELVSLFVRKPIFFVKLIVLVFLHFLHLS
- the rfbF gene encoding glucose-1-phosphate cytidylyltransferase → MKVIILAGGFGTRLSEYTDVIPKPMVPIGGKPILWHIMNHFALYGFKDFYLALGYKAEVVKEYFLNYRSLNSDFSVNLETGKITHYNSPAVDWNVTLVDTGQESMTGGRLLRMKDIIGNETFMVTYGDGLSNVNLQNLQDYHKSHKKMVTVTAVHPGARFGELEIHDGSVKSFQEKPQTTQGWINGGFFVMEPAFLNLIENDQTILEKKPLETVAKNNELMAFKHDGFWQCMDTKRDKDHLEKLYQDGKAPWTILNS
- a CDS encoding glycosyltransferase family 4 protein codes for the protein MIIGIDASRNRSGGAVNHIIGILTHFNFKKHGIERIHLWSYPELLDNIPEFPWLIKHSPPVLKRSLLFQLVWQRFSLIREAHRFGCDLMFDSDAGSISAFKPYVSMSQDLLNFEEGSTRSYRIGFAWLRLKVLYYVQKVSFLNANGVIFLTNYSSEIIQKHTGRLPRIKIIHHGIDSKFNKNLVQKKSLKNNEINCIYISPILEYKNHFQVLEAIYLLRKKGFKIGITLVGDSSSEFGKLIIEKAKEYDPNQEFIFILGKVEHNDLPQIQSKSDVVVFASGVENMPITLMESMLMGLPIVCSNQGPMPEVLEDAGIYFDPKSVESIYSAIERLIQNDKLRLNVGKKAKQLALKYTWNKCSEETFQFLEHIVNEFKEK
- a CDS encoding NAD-dependent epimerase/dehydratase family protein, which translates into the protein MDNPKLLVFGGTGFIGSHIVTEGVKRGLHVTCVSHKKKIQTNEHLSSILADLNSTESIKSILSKESFEYIIHAGGYIDHTHYKNGGEKVIQQHLNSLYSIVSNLDRTKLKRFIFLGSSDEYGNAKAPQMESIREKPISPYSFAKTAGSHFLQMLHKSENFPATIARLFLTYGPGQDDNRFLPMIIKGCLKDEEFPTSYGEQLRDFCYIQDTVDGIFSMLDSDEAVGEIFNLASGRKISIRSMIDKIVQLVGKGKPIYGQVPYRVGENMELYADITKAKEILNWEPKVSLDEGLKETIQFYKNA